One region of Primulina tabacum isolate GXHZ01 chromosome 1, ASM2559414v2, whole genome shotgun sequence genomic DNA includes:
- the LOC142539326 gene encoding LOW QUALITY PROTEIN: acid phosphatase 1-like (The sequence of the model RefSeq protein was modified relative to this genomic sequence to represent the inferred CDS: deleted 2 bases in 2 codons), translating into MVFFKKILLFLSVLPFSLCQEFFDPSSPFPRPLIIEYAEINDAQSRDCQSIEVQLKCTSWRVAVEANNLSPWTKIPEDCADYVKEYMVGKGYELDLQRVSNESENYARSVSLSADGKDAWIFDIDETLLSNLPYYAEHGYGLEIFDGSKFDQWVEMGTAPAVESSLKIYDVVLSLGIKAFLLTGRSERHRNITVHNLLKAGFQDWNKLILRSSEDHGKTATQYKSEKRDELIEDGYRILGNSGDQWSDLLGSSTSNRSFKLPNPMYHIP; encoded by the exons ATggttttcttcaaaaaaattcTCCTTTTCCTGTCCGTTTTGCCCTTTTCCCTGTGTCAAGAATTCTTTGATCCTAGTAGCCCCTTTCCGAGGCCTCTGATTATCGAATACGCTGAAATCAATGATGCCCAGTCGAGAGATTGTCAAAGTATAGAAGTTCAATTGAAGTGTACCAGTTGGAGGGTTGCTGTGGAGGCTAATAATTTAAGTCCATGGACGAAAATTCCTGAA GATTGTGCTGATTATGTGAAGGAATATATGGTAGGAAAGGGGTACGAACTTGATCTTCAAAGGGTTTCTAATGAGTCTGAAAATTATGCAAGAAGTGTGAGTTTGAGTGCAGATGGGAAAGATGCTTGGATTTTTGATATAGATGAGACTTTACTGTCCAATCTTCCATATTATGCTGAGCATGGTTATGG CTTGGAGATTTTTGAT GGCTCGAAATTTGATCAGTGGGTTGAGATGGGAACAGCACCTGCTGTAGAGTCTAGTTTGAAGATATACGATGTAGTTTTAAGCTTGGGAATCAAGGCCTTCTTGTTGACTGGTCGAAGTGAAAGGCATCGTAATATAACAGTGCATAATTTGTTGAAAGCTGGATTTCAGGACTGGAACAAGCTCATATTGAG GTCCTCTGAAGATCATGGAAAGACAGCAACACAATACAAATCAGAGAAGAGGGATGAGCTTATAGAAGATGGTTATCGAATACTGGGTAATTCGGGCGATCAATGGAGTGATTTATTGGGTTCTTCGACATCAAATCGTTCATTCAAGCTCCCAAATCCCATGTATCACATTCCTTGA
- the LOC142539316 gene encoding uncharacterized protein LOC142539316 isoform X2, with protein sequence MAKSMRSKREKRLRAIRRELVEPLYDKKEAAKLAAQEAALAAPKLPVKASPAVEAMDVTSEATSSFANDDDDDVEMANGNQSSKFLKPVGKKLKRKAKIAKRKHHRKGKIRRKHNV encoded by the exons ATGGCAAAATCAATGAGATCGAAGAGGGAGAAGAGGCTGAGGGCCATAAGGAGAGAATTGGTTGAGCCCTTATACGACAAGAAAGAAGCCGCCAAGCTCGCCGCTCAGGAAGCTGCCCTCGCCGCCCCCAAGCTTCCCGTCAAGGCTTCTCCTGCCGTGGAGGCTATGGATGTCACCTCTGAGGCAACCTCTTCCTTTGCTAATGACGACGACGACG ATGTGGAGATGGCTAATGGCAATCAAAGCTCAAAATTCTTGAAACCTGTTGGGAAGAAGCTAAAAAGGAAAGCCAAGATTGCCAAAAGGAAACATCATCGAAAGGGCAAGATTAGACGCAAGCATAACGTGTAA
- the LOC142539316 gene encoding uncharacterized protein LOC142539316 isoform X1 gives MAKSMRSKREKRLRAIRRELVEPLYDKKEAAKLAAQEAALAAPKLPVKASPAVEAMDVTSEATSSFANDDDDADVEMANGNQSSKFLKPVGKKLKRKAKIAKRKHHRKGKIRRKHNV, from the exons ATGGCAAAATCAATGAGATCGAAGAGGGAGAAGAGGCTGAGGGCCATAAGGAGAGAATTGGTTGAGCCCTTATACGACAAGAAAGAAGCCGCCAAGCTCGCCGCTCAGGAAGCTGCCCTCGCCGCCCCCAAGCTTCCCGTCAAGGCTTCTCCTGCCGTGGAGGCTATGGATGTCACCTCTGAGGCAACCTCTTCCTTTGCTAATGACGACGACGACG CAGATGTGGAGATGGCTAATGGCAATCAAAGCTCAAAATTCTTGAAACCTGTTGGGAAGAAGCTAAAAAGGAAAGCCAAGATTGCCAAAAGGAAACATCATCGAAAGGGCAAGATTAGACGCAAGCATAACGTGTAA
- the LOC142539333 gene encoding 8-amino-7-oxononanoate synthase isoform X2: MGPRGSALICGYTSYHRLLESSLADLKRKEDCLLCPTGFSANMAFMTAVGSVSLLIAGTKPSKDGKIAIFSDALNHASIIDGIRLAEKQGTAVAFVYRHCDMSHLDELLSNCSTKKRVVITDSLFSMDGDFAPMTELAKLRKKHEFLLVIDDAHATFVCGKTGGGAAEKFDCETCVDICIGTLSKAAGCHGGFIACSKKWKLLIQSRGRSFIFSTSAPVPVAAAAHAAVVVAKKEAWRRQAILNRVQEFRALTGIPVVSHIISLVVGSEDKALQASRHLLKLGFHITAIRPPTVSPNSCRLRVTLSAAHTKDDLIKLTSALSQCISFKEVEVCSPSCYSKL, translated from the exons ATGGGTCCTAGAGGTTCTGCTTTGATATGTGGATATACGAGTTACCATAGGTTATTGGAATCATCATTGGCAGACTTAAAAAGAAAAGAG GATTGCCTTCTTTGTCCAACAGGCTTTTCAGCCAACATGGCCTTTATGACAGCAGTTGGAAGTGTTAGTTTGCTCATAGCTGGTACTAAACCTTCAAAAGATGGCAAGATTGCTATATTTTCTGATGCCCTGAACCATGCTTCAATAATTGATGGTATTCGCCTTGCTGAGAAACAAGGAACTGCTGTGGCCTTTGTCTACAGGCATTGTGATATGAGCCATCTCGATGAGTTATT GTCAAATTGTTCCACGAAGAAAAGAGTTGTTATAACTGATAG CCTGTTTAGCATGGATGGAGACTTTGCGCCTATGACCGAGCTTGCAAAACTTCGTAAAAAGCATGAATTTCTGCTAGTTATTGATGAT GCTCATGCAACATTTGTTTGCGGGAAAACTGGTGGTGGAGCAGCTGAAAAGTTCGATTGTGAAACATGCGTCGACATTTGCATTGGCACTCTGAGTAAAGCCGCGGGTTGCCATGGTGGATTCATAGCATGCAG CAAAAAATGGAAACTGCTCATTCAATCCCGGGGTCGTTCCTTTATATTTTCAACTTCAGCACCAGTTCCTGTTGCTGCCGCAGCCCATG CCGCTGTTGTTGTGGCAAAAAAGGAGGCTTGGCGTAGGCAAGCTATCCTGAACCGAGTTCAAGAATTTCGTGCTTTGACAGGAATCCCCGTAGTGAGTCACATCATTTCACTTGTTGTCGGAAGTGAAGACAAGGCTCTCCAAGCTAGCAG GCATCTTTTAAAACTTGGTTTCCATATAACCGCAATCAGGCCTCCTACAGTGTCCCCGAATTCTTGCAG GTTAAGGGTAACTCTGAGTGCAGCGCACACCAAGGATGATTTGATAAAGCTCACAAGTGCACTGTCTCAATGCATTAGTTTCAAAGAGGTTGAAGTATGTAGCCCAAGTTGCTACTCCAAACTTTAA
- the LOC142539333 gene encoding 8-amino-7-oxononanoate synthase isoform X1, with protein sequence MEGTFSWDIWVEEALSKLESLKLMRSLRPIHLPNVVTDRCSFNSGSIANSSLNLDRDFQFFDGPQKWDRASVEVNISEATFRKWLHDVPSAGDDNEVESGRDGKLKKLIVFSGNDYLGLSSHPTVINAASKALWEHGMGPRGSALICGYTSYHRLLESSLADLKRKEDCLLCPTGFSANMAFMTAVGSVSLLIAGTKPSKDGKIAIFSDALNHASIIDGIRLAEKQGTAVAFVYRHCDMSHLDELLSNCSTKKRVVITDSLFSMDGDFAPMTELAKLRKKHEFLLVIDDAHATFVCGKTGGGAAEKFDCETCVDICIGTLSKAAGCHGGFIACSKKWKLLIQSRGRSFIFSTSAPVPVAAAAHAAVVVAKKEAWRRQAILNRVQEFRALTGIPVVSHIISLVVGSEDKALQASRHLLKLGFHITAIRPPTVSPNSCRLRVTLSAAHTKDDLIKLTSALSQCISFKEVEVCSPSCYSKL encoded by the exons ATGGAGGGGACCTTCTCGTGGGATATTTGGGTGGAAGAAGCTCTCTCGAAACTCGAATCTCTCAAGCTTATGCGTTCCCTTAGACCTATTCATCTCCCCAACGTTGTTACCGATCGATGTAGCTTCAACTCTGGCTCAATTGCAAATTCTTCGCTTAATCTTGATCgagattttcaattttttgacGGCCCACAAAAATGGGACAGAGCTTCTGTTGAAGTGAACATTTCTGAAGCCACGTTTCGGAAATGGCTTCATGATGTCCCCAGTGCAG GGGATGACAATGAAGTTGAAAGTGGAAGAGATGGAAAGCTTAAGAAGCTGATTGTCTTCTCTGGAAATGATTATCTGGGATTGAGTTCGCATCCTACAGTCATTAATGCAGCTAGTAAGGCAC TTTGGGAGCATGGAATGGGTCCTAGAGGTTCTGCTTTGATATGTGGATATACGAGTTACCATAGGTTATTGGAATCATCATTGGCAGACTTAAAAAGAAAAGAG GATTGCCTTCTTTGTCCAACAGGCTTTTCAGCCAACATGGCCTTTATGACAGCAGTTGGAAGTGTTAGTTTGCTCATAGCTGGTACTAAACCTTCAAAAGATGGCAAGATTGCTATATTTTCTGATGCCCTGAACCATGCTTCAATAATTGATGGTATTCGCCTTGCTGAGAAACAAGGAACTGCTGTGGCCTTTGTCTACAGGCATTGTGATATGAGCCATCTCGATGAGTTATT GTCAAATTGTTCCACGAAGAAAAGAGTTGTTATAACTGATAG CCTGTTTAGCATGGATGGAGACTTTGCGCCTATGACCGAGCTTGCAAAACTTCGTAAAAAGCATGAATTTCTGCTAGTTATTGATGAT GCTCATGCAACATTTGTTTGCGGGAAAACTGGTGGTGGAGCAGCTGAAAAGTTCGATTGTGAAACATGCGTCGACATTTGCATTGGCACTCTGAGTAAAGCCGCGGGTTGCCATGGTGGATTCATAGCATGCAG CAAAAAATGGAAACTGCTCATTCAATCCCGGGGTCGTTCCTTTATATTTTCAACTTCAGCACCAGTTCCTGTTGCTGCCGCAGCCCATG CCGCTGTTGTTGTGGCAAAAAAGGAGGCTTGGCGTAGGCAAGCTATCCTGAACCGAGTTCAAGAATTTCGTGCTTTGACAGGAATCCCCGTAGTGAGTCACATCATTTCACTTGTTGTCGGAAGTGAAGACAAGGCTCTCCAAGCTAGCAG GCATCTTTTAAAACTTGGTTTCCATATAACCGCAATCAGGCCTCCTACAGTGTCCCCGAATTCTTGCAG GTTAAGGGTAACTCTGAGTGCAGCGCACACCAAGGATGATTTGATAAAGCTCACAAGTGCACTGTCTCAATGCATTAGTTTCAAAGAGGTTGAAGTATGTAGCCCAAGTTGCTACTCCAAACTTTAA
- the LOC142520774 gene encoding protein DYAD-like — translation MESVTVYGAYIQIKVMETYYRKRSRKALQINPVTEMEPLAEQGGGNDAGKSLCFGRHNLVPPPPTSHHCSLLLKGDEKDKDDMQKHIQVGALYEIDHIHLPPRTPVQLRSVRVAMVCEKTKLNVAVRFPSMESLTAFFSYTKRETHPALDEKFVMGLALSEKVLFRLVSAEKFAEKRCSENFWLISSSVGSFRDKQEGYCLSELKGNGMVRWGIRRQVKYLGRHKSDENDDNGGKIDAQNSSSSFVTGFEEIGMKLRGVGDKRKFPGGEEGHEESDTDVIEVEEKIKEEEDQDMGEEEDIEENIEEGDEDDEEDNIEEGDEEDEEEKIPEAEWNLKRKRYSTRNISTKKRKKEMTKTKNWKQVDQKKNRFKRNKNGIKFKEARVLQNPKDRWSAERYKLAEQNLLEVMKVKGAMAENPILRPQLRTEARKRIGDTGLLDHLLKHMAGKLAPGGKERFRRRHNADGAMEYWLESADLVNVRRDAGITDPYWVPPPGWKPGDSPTQDPICANEIKLLKDNISNIKRDHLKLVATNKQLEEEIVKLKRELDELSCKRKLEENQSVALISNGSGNKSDQKLDQLAVKLVPPKCDLAKSPLSMETFEEQLMAISYFVKEMKKKFGKLMTPNEEERERTDFPLMAPTDQFKSEKDKTKNKQPQAQEISTVGDEISDFGEKPAFRSSPSADQKAAKIQRLKSGFRICKPQGTFLWPNMVKNYSTPCANMSPQPDQVLVQVEVPTPPSVSSSTASAPPQLPYQHLLHPSPPVKPFAERGAVAVSLPTVPEGTNIENVGANIFSTATVINPKKVPNSPNHVIPLMSTVANIKVWEGCVYEARNAMEFVNQRQQNACCSSSASSLASEVGNWLALSAPKSGSDEST, via the exons ATGGAGTCTGTCACTGTTTATGGTGCTTATATTCAG ATTAAGGTGATGGAAACCTATTACAGAAAACGATCCAGAAAAGCCCTTCAAATCAACCCTGTAACT GAGATGGAGCCACTGGCAGAACAAGGTGGTGGAAACGACGCTGGAAAGTCTCTTTGTTTTGGCCGACACAACCTCGTACCACCGCCACCAACATCCCACCACTGCAGTCTCTTGCTTAAAG GAGATGAGAAGGATAAAGACGACATGCAAAAGCATATTCAAGTCGGCGCACTTTACGAGATTGATCATATTCATTTACCCCCAAGAACTCCGGTCCAGCTCAGATCCGTACGTGTAGCAATG GTATGTGAGAAGACAAAGCTTAATGTGGCAGTAAGGTTCCCAAGTATGGAGTCATTGACCGCATTTTTCAGCTATACCAAAAGGGAAACGCACCCTGCATTGGATGAGAAATTTGTAATGGGATTGGCTCTTTCTGAAAAGGTGCTTTTTCGATTAGTTTCTGCGGAAAAATTTGCTGAAAAGAGGTGTTCTGAGAATTTCTGGTTGATTAGTTCTTCGGTGGGATCGTTTAGAGATAAACAGGAGGGATATTGCTTGTCTGAGTTGAAAGGTAATGGGATGGTAAGGTGGGGGATTAGGAGGCAAGTGAAGTATTTGGGAAGGCATAAAAGTGATGAAAACGATGATAACGGTGGGAAAATTGATGCTCAGAACTCTTCTTCAAGCTTTGTGACTGGATTTGAGGAAATAGGGATGAAATTAAGGGGTGTTGGTGATAAGAGGAAGTTCCCAGGAGGAGAGGAGGGACATGAAGAGAGTGATACGGATGTGATTGAAGTcgaagaaaaaataaaagaagaagaagatcaaGATATGGGAGAAGAAGAAGATATTGAAGAGAATATTGAGGAAGGTGATGAGGATGATGAAGAGGATAATATTGAGGAAGGTGATGAGGAGGATGAGGAGGAAAAGATTCCCGAAGCCGAGTGGAATTTGAAAAGAAAGAGGTATTCCACAAGAAACATTAGTACGAAGAAACGAAAGAAAGAAATGACCAAGACCAAAAATTGGAAGCAGGTTGACCAGAAGAAGAATCGGTTTAAGAGAAACAAGAATGGGATCAAATTTAAAGAAGCCCGTGTTCTTCAAAATCCTAAAGATCGTTGGTCTGCAGAGAG ATACAAACTTGCGGAGCAGAATCTTTTGGAGGTGATGAAAGTGAAAGGAGCAATGGCCGAGAATCCTATTCTTCGGCCTCAACTGAGGACCGAAGCAAGGAAGAGGATCGGTGACACAGGGCTCTTGGATCATCTCTTAAAGCACATGGCAGGGAAGCTTGCACCTGGTGGAAAAGAAAGATTTCGGAGGCGACACAATGCCGATGGAGCAATGGAGTACTGGTTGGAAAGTGCTGATCTTGTTAATGTAAGGAGGGATGCTGGGATCACTGACCCTTATTGGGTTCCACCACCTGGTTGGAAGCCTGGTGATTCCCCAACCCAGGATCCCATTTGTGCAAATGAGATCAAGCTTTTGAAAGACAATATTTCGAACATAAAACG AGATCATTTAAAATTAGTGGCAACAAACAAGCAATTAGAGGAAGAAATCGTGAAGTTAAAGAG AGAACTGGATGAACTTTCTTGTAAAAGAAAGCTAGAAGAGAATCAATCAGTGGCATTAATATCAAATGGTTCTGGGAATAAAAGTGATCAAAAGCTGGATCAACTTGCTGTTAAACTGGTACCACCAAAATGTGATCTAGCCAAGTCACCTCTTTCAATG GAAACGTTCGAAGAACAACTCATGGCCATCTCTTATTTTGTGAAAGAAATGAAG AAAAAATTTGGAAAGCTGATGACACCAAATGAGGAAGAAAGAGAGAGGACAGACTTCCCATTAATGGCTCCAACAGATCAGTTTAAATCTGAAAAAGATAAGACAAAGAACAAGCAACCTCAAGCACAAGAAATATCAACGGTGGGAGACGAAATATCAGATTTTGGAGAGAAACCAGCCTTCAGATCATCACCATCGGCTGACCAAAAGGCAGCAAAGATACAAAGGCTGAAGAGTGGGTTCAGAATCTGCAAGCCTCAGGGGACTTTTCTTTGGCCAAATATGGTAAAGAATTACTCCACTCCTTGTGCTAACATGTCCCCTCAGCCCGATCAGGTTCTTGTCCAGGTTGAAGTCCCAACCCCACCTTCAGTTTCATCCTCCACCGCCTCTGCTCCGCCGCAGCTTCCCTATCAGCACCTCCTCCACCCATCACCGCCGGTGAAGCCATTTGCGGAGAGAGGTGCAGTTGCAGTTTCACTTCCCACTGTACCTGAAGGCACAAATATTGAGAATGTTGGTGCCAATATTTTTTCCACAGCTACTGTGATCAATCCAAAGAAAGTCCCCAATAGTCCTAACCATGTCATTCCTCTT ATGTCAACTGTTGCAAATATAAAGGTGTGGGAGGGTTGTGTGTACGAGGCAAGAAACGCAATGGAATTTGTTAATCAAAGGCAACAGAATGCATGCTGTTCTTCCTCAGCCTCAAGTTTGGCTTCTGAAGTTGGAAACTGGTTGGCACTTTCAGCTCCCAAATCTGGATCTGATGAATCCACCTAA